In Variovorax paradoxus, a single genomic region encodes these proteins:
- a CDS encoding sulfurtransferase, producing MYTTLVSVEQLRQLQAGDKPFMLFDCSFELMKPEAGAQQYAAAHIPGALYANLDTDLSAKHGAPGAHGEVVTAQEDGVPASGGRHPLPSREKFAAWLSSIGFANDMQAVVYDRNGANYCGRLWWMLKWMGHDAVAVLDGGLQAWQAAGGEVTDREEPARFQSNFVTGEPIAKLVTTDTVVRRLGQPDQNLIDARAGARYRGEVEPLDPIAGHIPGALNRPFAENIGPDGKFKPASQLRAEFEALLAGRDAATVVHQCGSGVSAVPNLLAMQIAGFGTTALYAGSWSEWSNTPGLPTRQGAEP from the coding sequence ATGTACACCACCCTCGTCAGCGTCGAGCAACTGCGGCAACTGCAGGCCGGCGACAAGCCTTTCATGCTGTTCGACTGCAGCTTCGAACTCATGAAGCCCGAAGCCGGCGCGCAGCAATACGCCGCCGCGCACATCCCCGGCGCGCTGTACGCCAACCTCGACACCGACCTCAGCGCGAAGCACGGCGCGCCCGGCGCCCACGGCGAAGTCGTGACCGCGCAGGAAGACGGCGTACCCGCCTCGGGCGGCCGCCACCCGCTGCCGAGCCGCGAGAAGTTCGCGGCATGGCTCTCGAGCATCGGCTTCGCCAACGACATGCAGGCCGTGGTGTACGACCGCAACGGCGCCAACTACTGCGGCCGCCTGTGGTGGATGCTCAAGTGGATGGGCCACGACGCGGTGGCCGTGCTCGACGGCGGGCTGCAGGCCTGGCAGGCCGCGGGCGGCGAGGTGACCGACCGCGAGGAGCCCGCGCGCTTCCAGTCGAACTTCGTCACGGGCGAGCCGATCGCGAAGCTCGTGACCACCGACACCGTGGTGCGCCGGCTCGGCCAGCCTGACCAGAACCTGATCGACGCACGCGCCGGCGCACGTTACCGCGGCGAGGTGGAACCTCTGGACCCGATCGCCGGTCACATCCCCGGGGCTCTGAACCGGCCCTTCGCCGAGAACATCGGTCCGGACGGCAAGTTCAAGCCGGCATCGCAATTGCGTGCCGAGTTCGAAGCGCTGCTCGCGGGACGCGATGCGGCGACCGTCGTCCACCAATGCGGCAGTGGCGTGAGCGCCGTGCCCAACCTGCTCGCGATGCAGATCGCGGGGTTCGGGACGACCGCGCTCTATGCCGGCAGCTGGAGCGAATGGAGCAACACGCCGGGGCTGCCGACCCGGCAAGGCGCTGAACCATGA
- a CDS encoding DMT family transporter, which translates to MQALWMVLGAFLFATMSVVVKIASEWFNSGEMVLGRGLIGIVFLWLLARNRGVSLATRYPGMHAWRSTIGVISLGAWFYAIAHLPLATAVTLNYMSSVWVAAFLVGGALLAWVPVPGRDGRVERPPLQGTLAMTVLAGFAGVVLMLKPTVSGNEGFGGMLGLLSGLTAAFAYMQVVALSRIGEPELRTVFYFAVGSAVAGAFATAATGFSGGASWTWQHALWLLPIGLLAALGQLCMTRAYATAKTQAGTLVVANLQYSGIVFAAFYGVVLFNDRIDAAGWGGMALIIASGIAATVLRQRAVPKAPAEEH; encoded by the coding sequence ATGCAAGCGCTGTGGATGGTGCTGGGGGCCTTTCTGTTCGCCACGATGAGCGTGGTCGTGAAGATCGCCTCGGAGTGGTTCAACAGCGGCGAGATGGTGCTGGGCCGCGGCCTCATCGGCATCGTGTTCCTGTGGCTGCTGGCGCGCAACCGCGGCGTCTCGCTCGCCACGCGGTATCCGGGCATGCACGCCTGGCGCAGCACCATCGGCGTGATCTCGCTGGGCGCGTGGTTCTATGCGATTGCCCACCTGCCGCTGGCCACCGCCGTCACGCTCAACTACATGAGCAGCGTGTGGGTCGCGGCCTTCCTGGTCGGCGGCGCGCTGCTGGCCTGGGTGCCGGTGCCGGGCCGCGACGGCCGGGTCGAGCGCCCGCCGCTGCAGGGCACGCTGGCCATGACGGTGCTGGCGGGCTTCGCGGGCGTCGTGCTCATGCTCAAGCCCACGGTCAGCGGCAACGAAGGCTTCGGGGGCATGCTGGGGCTGCTGTCGGGCCTGACAGCCGCCTTTGCCTACATGCAGGTGGTGGCGCTGTCGCGCATCGGCGAGCCCGAGTTGCGCACGGTGTTCTATTTCGCGGTCGGCTCGGCCGTGGCCGGTGCCTTCGCCACGGCGGCCACGGGGTTTTCGGGCGGTGCCTCATGGACGTGGCAGCATGCGCTGTGGCTGCTGCCGATCGGCCTGCTCGCCGCCCTCGGACAGCTGTGCATGACCCGCGCCTACGCCACCGCCAAGACCCAGGCCGGTACGCTGGTGGTGGCCAACCTGCAGTATTCGGGCATCGTCTTCGCGGCCTTCTACGGCGTGGTGCTGTTCAACGACCGCATCGACGCCGCCGGCTGGGGCGGCATGGCTCTTATCATCGCGAGCGGCATTGCCGCAACTGTGTTGCGGCAGCGGGCGGTGCCCAAGGCACCGGCCGAAGAACATTGA
- a CDS encoding aromatic ring-hydroxylating oxygenase subunit alpha, with the protein MSDLSLQLQQAASQLPVSAYFDEALYAREMQNLFARGPRYVGHRLAVPEQGNFHTLPQEHQGRALVHTPKGVELISNVCRHRQALILKGRGQLDSQTGGNIVCPLHRWTYAASDSRTTGTLIGAPHFEQDPCLNLHNYPLTEWNGLLFEKNADGSGPDVAADMAGLGPQADLDFSGYALDRVELHECNYNWKTFIEVYLEDYHVGPFHPGLGSFVTCDDLRWEFKPRYSVQTVGVANRLGRAGSPVYQKWQEQLLKYRDGKPPKYGAIWLTYYPHVMVEWYPHVLTVSTLHPVSPTKTLNMVEFFYPEEIVAFEREFVEAQQAAYMETCVEDDEIAERMDAGRRALMLRGDNETGPYQSPMEDGMQQFHEWYRAAMQQPA; encoded by the coding sequence ATGTCTGATTTAAGTCTTCAACTGCAGCAGGCCGCGAGCCAACTTCCAGTTTCCGCGTATTTCGACGAGGCGCTCTATGCCCGCGAAATGCAAAACCTTTTCGCGCGAGGGCCCCGCTACGTCGGCCATCGCCTGGCCGTGCCCGAACAGGGCAACTTCCACACCCTGCCGCAGGAGCACCAGGGCCGCGCGCTGGTCCACACGCCCAAGGGCGTGGAGCTGATCTCCAACGTCTGCCGCCACCGCCAGGCCCTGATCCTGAAGGGCCGGGGCCAGCTCGACAGCCAGACCGGCGGCAACATCGTGTGCCCGCTGCACCGCTGGACCTACGCCGCGAGCGACTCGCGCACCACCGGCACCCTGATCGGCGCGCCGCACTTCGAGCAGGACCCCTGCCTGAACCTGCACAACTACCCGCTGACCGAATGGAACGGCCTTCTGTTCGAGAAGAACGCCGACGGCTCGGGCCCCGACGTGGCGGCCGACATGGCCGGCCTCGGCCCGCAGGCCGATCTCGACTTCTCGGGCTACGCGCTCGACCGCGTCGAGCTGCACGAGTGCAACTACAACTGGAAGACCTTCATCGAGGTCTACCTCGAGGACTACCACGTCGGCCCGTTCCATCCGGGCCTGGGCAGCTTCGTCACCTGCGACGACCTGCGCTGGGAGTTCAAGCCCCGCTATTCGGTGCAGACGGTGGGCGTGGCCAACCGTCTGGGCCGCGCGGGCAGCCCGGTCTACCAGAAATGGCAGGAGCAGTTGCTCAAGTACCGCGACGGCAAGCCGCCGAAGTACGGCGCCATCTGGCTCACTTACTACCCGCACGTGATGGTCGAGTGGTATCCGCACGTGCTCACCGTGTCGACCCTGCACCCGGTGAGCCCGACGAAGACGCTGAACATGGTCGAGTTCTTCTACCCCGAGGAAATCGTCGCCTTCGAGCGCGAGTTCGTCGAGGCCCAGCAGGCCGCCTACATGGAAACCTGCGTGGAAGACGACGAGATCGCCGAGCGCATGGACGCCGGCCGCCGCGCGCTCATGCTGCGCGGCGACAACGAGACCGGCCCCTACCAGAGCCCCATGGAAGACGGCATGCAGCAGTTCCACGAGTGGTACAGAGCTGCCATGCAACAACCGGCCTGA
- the xseB gene encoding exodeoxyribonuclease VII small subunit, with translation MPKVPTPSSSSPAATPDTGPLPASYEAGLQELEQLVAELESGQLPLDQLLVSYQRGAVLLAFCRDKLQAVEDQIKVLDAGSLKVWTSE, from the coding sequence ATGCCCAAGGTGCCCACCCCTTCCTCGTCCAGCCCGGCGGCAACGCCTGATACGGGCCCGCTGCCCGCCAGTTACGAAGCCGGGCTCCAGGAGCTGGAACAACTGGTTGCGGAACTCGAATCAGGCCAGCTCCCCCTCGACCAGCTGCTCGTCAGCTACCAGCGCGGTGCCGTGCTGCTCGCCTTCTGCCGCGACAAGCTGCAGGCGGTCGAAGACCAGATCAAGGTGCTCGATGCGGGCAGCCTGAAGGTCTGGACTTCCGAATGA
- a CDS encoding polyprenyl synthetase family protein — MSTATTAAPPRWDAKTLAAWCDPHLANVESALSRWVGVDAPVLLGDAMRYAVLDGGKRLRPLLVLAASEAVGGNKAAALRAACATELIHAYSLVHDDLPCMDNDVLRRGKPTVHVKFGEADALLAGDALQALAFELLTPEDDEIPAATQALLCRLLARAAGSQGMAGGQAIDLASVGIALDETRLREMHRLKTGALLQGSVEMGAACGSVTPDALAALRDYGAAIGLAFQVVDDILDVTADSQTLGKTAGKDAAADKPTYVSLLGLDGARAQARQLLADALAALEKSGLADTSALRALAHMVVDRDR, encoded by the coding sequence ATGAGCACGGCCACGACGGCGGCTCCCCCCCGGTGGGACGCAAAGACCCTGGCCGCCTGGTGTGATCCGCATCTGGCGAACGTCGAGTCGGCGCTGTCGCGCTGGGTCGGCGTCGACGCCCCCGTGCTGCTGGGCGACGCCATGCGCTATGCCGTGCTCGACGGCGGCAAGCGCCTGCGGCCCCTGCTGGTGCTGGCCGCGAGCGAAGCCGTTGGCGGCAATAAGGCCGCCGCGCTGCGCGCCGCCTGCGCCACCGAGCTGATCCACGCCTATTCCCTCGTGCACGACGACCTGCCGTGCATGGACAACGACGTGCTGCGCCGCGGCAAGCCCACGGTCCACGTCAAGTTCGGCGAAGCCGACGCCCTGCTGGCCGGCGACGCGCTGCAGGCCCTGGCCTTCGAGCTGCTCACACCCGAAGACGACGAGATTCCCGCCGCCACCCAGGCCCTGCTGTGCCGCCTGCTCGCGCGTGCCGCGGGCAGCCAGGGCATGGCCGGCGGCCAGGCCATCGACCTGGCCAGCGTGGGCATTGCGCTCGACGAGACGCGTCTGCGCGAAATGCACCGCCTGAAGACCGGCGCGCTGCTGCAGGGCAGCGTCGAGATGGGCGCCGCCTGCGGCAGCGTGACGCCGGACGCCCTGGCCGCGCTGCGCGACTACGGCGCCGCCATCGGCCTGGCGTTCCAGGTGGTCGACGACATCCTCGACGTCACGGCCGACTCGCAAACCCTGGGCAAGACCGCCGGCAAGGACGCCGCGGCCGACAAGCCCACCTACGTATCGCTGCTCGGCCTCGACGGCGCACGCGCCCAGGCCCGGCAACTGCTGGCCGATGCGCTCGCCGCGCTGGAAAAGAGCGGCCTGGCCGACACCTCGGCCCTGCGCGCGCTCGCCCACATGGTGGTCGACCGCGACCGCTGA
- the dxs gene encoding 1-deoxy-D-xylulose-5-phosphate synthase has product MAAPLLPTLHDPAPIRKYDRTQLRQLSDEVRACVLDNVSRTGGHLSSNLGTVELTVALHHVFNTPHDRLVWDVGHQTYPHKILTGRRERMPTLRQIGGISGFPQRSESEYDTFGTAHSSTSISAALGMAMAAKQKGEDRHTVAIIGDGALTAGMAFEALNNAGVCDCKLLVILNDNDMSISPPVGALNRYLAQLMSGNFYAAAKSVGKSVLRNAPPLFELAKRLEQHAKGMVVPATLFEQFGFNYVGPIDGHDLDSLVPTLENLKHLEGPQFLHVVTRKGQGYKLAEADPVAYHGPGKFDPQVGLVKSTAPAKQTFTQVFGQWLCDTAAADGRLVGITPAMREGSGLVEFEKRFPARYYDVGIAEQHAVTFAAGLACEGLKPVVAIYSTFLQRAYDQLIHDVAIQNLPVVFALDRAGLVGADGATHAGAYDIPFLRCIPNMSIACPADERECRQLLTSAYEQSHPVAVRYPRGAGAGVAPHLTLDALPLGKGEIRREGKRIAILAFGTLLYPALAAAESLDATVVNMRWAKPLDVELLLQVARSHDAIVTLEEGAIMGGAGSAVLEALQAANVLKPVLQLGLPDQFIEHGDPAKLLAGIGLDAAGIEASIVERFGKA; this is encoded by the coding sequence ATGGCTGCTCCGCTGCTTCCCACACTCCATGACCCCGCGCCGATCCGCAAATACGACCGGACCCAGCTGCGCCAGCTGTCCGACGAGGTGCGCGCCTGCGTGCTCGACAACGTGTCGCGCACCGGCGGCCACCTGAGTTCGAACCTCGGCACGGTCGAGCTGACGGTCGCGCTGCATCACGTGTTCAACACGCCGCACGACCGGCTGGTGTGGGACGTGGGCCACCAGACCTATCCGCACAAGATCCTCACCGGCCGGCGCGAGCGCATGCCCACGCTTCGGCAGATCGGCGGCATCTCGGGCTTTCCGCAGCGCAGCGAGAGCGAGTACGACACCTTCGGCACCGCCCATTCGTCGACCAGCATCTCGGCGGCGCTGGGCATGGCCATGGCCGCCAAGCAGAAGGGCGAGGACCGCCACACGGTGGCCATCATCGGCGACGGCGCGCTCACGGCCGGCATGGCCTTCGAGGCGCTGAACAACGCGGGCGTGTGCGACTGCAAGCTGCTCGTGATCCTGAACGACAACGACATGTCGATCAGCCCGCCGGTGGGCGCGCTCAACCGCTACCTCGCGCAGTTGATGAGCGGCAACTTCTACGCCGCCGCCAAGAGCGTGGGCAAGAGCGTGCTGCGCAATGCACCGCCGCTGTTCGAGCTGGCCAAGCGGCTGGAGCAGCATGCCAAGGGCATGGTCGTGCCGGCCACGCTGTTCGAGCAGTTCGGCTTCAACTACGTGGGCCCGATCGACGGCCACGACCTCGATTCGCTGGTGCCCACGCTGGAGAACCTCAAGCACCTGGAAGGCCCGCAGTTCCTGCACGTGGTCACCAGGAAGGGGCAGGGCTACAAGCTGGCCGAGGCCGACCCCGTGGCCTACCACGGCCCCGGCAAGTTCGACCCGCAGGTGGGGCTGGTCAAGTCCACCGCCCCCGCCAAGCAGACCTTCACGCAGGTGTTCGGCCAGTGGCTGTGCGACACGGCGGCCGCCGACGGCCGGCTGGTGGGCATCACGCCAGCGATGCGCGAAGGCTCGGGGCTCGTGGAGTTCGAAAAGCGCTTCCCCGCCCGTTACTACGACGTCGGCATCGCCGAGCAGCACGCCGTGACCTTCGCCGCCGGCCTGGCCTGCGAAGGCCTGAAGCCGGTGGTCGCGATCTACTCGACCTTCCTGCAGCGCGCCTACGACCAACTGATCCACGACGTGGCGATCCAGAACCTGCCGGTGGTGTTCGCGCTCGACCGCGCGGGCCTGGTCGGTGCCGACGGCGCGACGCACGCGGGTGCCTACGACATCCCGTTCCTGCGCTGTATTCCGAACATGAGCATCGCGTGCCCGGCCGACGAGCGCGAGTGCCGCCAACTGCTGACCAGCGCCTACGAGCAGAGCCACCCGGTGGCGGTGCGCTATCCGCGTGGCGCGGGTGCCGGCGTCGCGCCGCATCTCACGCTGGACGCGCTGCCCCTGGGCAAGGGCGAGATCCGCCGCGAAGGCAAGCGCATCGCGATCCTCGCCTTCGGCACGCTGCTGTATCCGGCGCTCGCGGCCGCCGAGTCGCTCGACGCGACGGTGGTCAACATGCGCTGGGCCAAGCCGCTGGACGTCGAACTGCTGCTGCAGGTCGCGCGCTCGCACGATGCCATCGTGACGCTGGAAGAGGGTGCCATCATGGGCGGCGCCGGCAGCGCGGTGCTCGAGGCGCTGCAGGCTGCGAACGTGCTGAAGCCGGTGCTGCAGCTGGGCCTGCCCGACCAGTTCATCGAGCATGGCGATCCGGCGAAGCTGCTGGCCGGCATCGGGCTCGATGCGGCGGGTATCGAGGCCTCGATCGTCGAGCGCTTCGGCAAGGCCTGA